Proteins from a genomic interval of Lycium ferocissimum isolate CSIRO_LF1 chromosome 2, AGI_CSIRO_Lferr_CH_V1, whole genome shotgun sequence:
- the LOC132032714 gene encoding uncharacterized protein LOC132032714: MPKHSIGHANLGGSSNISHQCVEDLEKHVETLEEKLTGYEEMKETLEDTKEQLVETKERLAQNENHLATLHRFLQAKFGCFCDRPLDQIPASVWLFILLEFLSLIATYGSPSV, encoded by the exons ATGCCTAAACATTCAATTGGTCATGCGAATCTTGGTGGTTCTAGTAATATATCTCATCAATGTGTTGAAGACCTAGAGAAGCATGTAGAAACCTTGGAAGAAAAGCTGACTGGATATGAAGAGATGAAGGAAACACTTGAGGATACCAAGGAACAACTTGTGGAGACTAAGGAACGGCTTGCGCAAAATGAGAATCACCTGGCAACTCTTCATAGGTTTTTACAAGCTAAATTTG GGTGTTTTTGTGACCGTCCGTTAGACCAAATTCCCGCTTCTGTCTGGCTCTTCATTCTTCTTGAGTTTCTAAGTCTGATTGCAACATACGGTTCTCCCAGTGTTTGA